One Nostoc sp. TCL26-01 genomic window carries:
- a CDS encoding Tn3 family transposase, translated as MTLIDRTAYPKFKQFPSPKELAELYTPQSAEIKFAKSKTKSHEGFLSFMVMLKSFQRLGYFPHPELVPIAVTRHIRSCLKLQDWVKAVPSERQRYTYLQAIRDYLKVKQYDKTGQRLIAALVAEAAEVKDHPADLINVAIEELVKERYELPAFSTLDRLIRHIRSMVNNRLFALCSEGLSINEQIYLDQLLVVTDNEVDENATLNLLKSPPKSAKLSGIKLLQSKFDILMTFGDAKRLLQSIARTKVRHFASQARALDISEFQDINLPKRRTLLLCLLYEAQVKTRDYLVDMFIKRILKIQNNAKQRLQELRDKHLTETSELLATLGQVLKASTKAKETQDNAVFGEQVQSILDEHGGTELLLQKLDEIAAYNTNNHLPLMWRFYSANRKALFSLVRSLDILSTSADESVIKALKFVLDHEHKRAKYLPNEIDLDFISSNWRALVVEEIDDTEVLVRQQLEICIFSNLATEFKTGDACVVGSESYADFREQLLSHAECEPLIESYCRLLEFPANPDDFVKHLQDKLTIVADAVDKICAVDKQFTINKDGEPVLKRIPSLAQTHEVEELESKIRALMPERSILEILCNVEHWLNWTRHFGLFSGSEPKISEPAERYIFTTFSYGCNLGPNQMARHSQGAVTSHMISYTNRRHISAAKIEAAIRDIINTYNRFSLPSCWGTGKKAAADGSKFEIYENNLHSEYHIRYGGYGGIAYHHVSDKYIALFTHFITCGVWEAVYILDGLLKNLSDIQPDTLHADTQGQSGPVFAISYLLGIKRYGDYVVNLHNIPQPLEAAINLPPEIFEM; from the coding sequence AAAGTTACAAGATTGGGTAAAAGCAGTCCCATCTGAACGCCAACGCTACACTTATCTTCAGGCGATTCGGGATTACCTGAAAGTCAAACAGTATGATAAAACAGGTCAAAGATTAATAGCCGCATTAGTTGCAGAAGCTGCTGAGGTAAAAGACCATCCTGCTGATTTAATCAATGTAGCCATTGAAGAATTAGTTAAAGAACGATACGAGTTACCAGCATTTAGCACCCTTGACCGATTAATTCGCCACATTCGTTCAATGGTCAATAATCGCTTGTTTGCACTTTGTTCTGAGGGGCTTTCCATCAATGAGCAGATTTATTTAGACCAATTACTGGTGGTTACAGATAATGAGGTAGATGAAAATGCTACTCTTAATTTACTAAAATCGCCACCGAAAAGTGCCAAACTTAGTGGGATAAAACTCCTACAAAGTAAGTTTGATATTCTTATGACCTTTGGTGATGCCAAGCGACTGCTGCAAAGTATTGCCAGAACTAAAGTTAGACATTTTGCGTCCCAGGCTAGGGCTTTGGATATCTCAGAATTTCAAGATATCAATTTACCCAAACGTCGGACATTGCTGTTATGTCTATTGTACGAGGCACAGGTGAAAACCCGTGATTATCTTGTCGATATGTTCATTAAACGTATCCTCAAGATTCAAAATAATGCTAAACAGCGATTGCAGGAATTACGCGATAAACATTTAACTGAAACATCAGAGTTATTGGCTACCTTGGGGCAAGTATTAAAAGCATCGACAAAAGCCAAAGAAACTCAGGATAATGCTGTTTTTGGAGAACAGGTGCAATCAATTTTGGATGAACATGGTGGTACAGAATTGTTGCTGCAAAAGTTGGATGAGATTGCGGCGTATAACACCAACAACCATTTACCGTTGATGTGGCGGTTTTATTCTGCCAATCGGAAAGCACTTTTTAGTTTGGTACGTTCTTTAGATATTCTCTCTACTTCTGCTGATGAATCAGTAATTAAAGCATTAAAGTTCGTGTTAGACCATGAACACAAACGTGCTAAGTATTTACCTAATGAGATTGATTTAGATTTTATTAGTAGTAACTGGCGTGCGCTAGTTGTAGAAGAAATTGATGACACTGAGGTTTTGGTTCGTCAGCAGTTAGAAATTTGCATCTTTTCAAACCTGGCGACTGAATTTAAAACAGGAGATGCTTGTGTTGTAGGTTCAGAAAGTTATGCCGATTTCCGCGAACAATTATTGAGTCATGCTGAATGTGAACCATTGATAGAGTCATACTGTCGCTTACTTGAATTTCCTGCTAACCCGGATGATTTTGTTAAACACCTACAGGATAAATTAACGATTGTCGCTGACGCTGTAGATAAGATTTGTGCGGTTGATAAACAATTCACTATCAATAAAGATGGAGAACCTGTACTTAAAAGAATTCCATCCCTAGCTCAAACGCATGAAGTGGAAGAATTAGAATCAAAAATTCGGGCTTTAATGCCGGAACGTAGTATCTTAGAAATCCTTTGTAATGTTGAGCATTGGTTGAACTGGACAAGGCATTTTGGTCTGTTTTCAGGAAGCGAACCCAAAATATCTGAGCCTGCTGAACGTTATATTTTTACTACGTTTAGCTATGGCTGTAATCTTGGCCCAAATCAGATGGCTCGTCATTCCCAAGGTGCAGTGACTTCTCACATGATTTCTTATACAAACCGTCGCCATATTAGTGCTGCCAAAATTGAAGCGGCAATTCGGGATATTATCAATACGTACAACCGTTTTAGTTTACCGTCTTGTTGGGGTACAGGGAAGAAGGCTGCTGCTGACGGAAGCAAGTTTGAGATATACGAGAATAATTTACACAGCGAGTATCACATCCGCTACGGTGGTTATGGTGGTATTGCTTATCACCATGTCTCTGATAAATATATTGCTTTGTTTACCCACTTTATCACCTGTGGTGTGTGGGAGGCTGTCTATATTTTGGATGGGTTGTTGAAAAATCTCTCAGATATTCAACCGGATACTTTGCACGCAGATACTCAAGGTCAATCTGGGCCTGTGTTTGCTATTTCCTACCTTCTTGGTATCAAAAGATACGGTGATTATGTGGTGAATTTACATAATATTCCCCAACCATTGGAAGCTGCTATTAATCTTCCACCAGAAATCTTTGAAATGTAG
- a CDS encoding HU family DNA-binding protein — MSIDKKELVRRVSKRLSKSSGTVEEIIDATIEEIYESLKQGDSVSLRNFGTFYVRTGRECWVFKFNPSQRLRHAFGWSSTHKSNV, encoded by the coding sequence ATGTCTATTGATAAAAAGGAACTGGTACGGCGCGTATCTAAACGCTTAAGCAAAAGTAGTGGCACAGTTGAAGAAATTATTGATGCCACTATAGAAGAAATATATGAATCTCTAAAACAGGGGGACAGCGTTTCTCTACGAAACTTTGGTACTTTCTATGTCAGGACAGGAAGAGAGTGTTGGGTTTTTAAGTTCAATCCCTCACAACGGTTACGTCATGCTTTCGGTTGGTCATCAACTCATAAGTCAAACGTATGA
- the mobV gene encoding MobV family relaxase, which produces MAYAIARIKKLKRSSLGGSEAHTARQRETPNADRSKHNIRFIGNQNSDETLDSLVIQKIGEQKRKIRPDAVYAVEILLTASPEYFRPDCPTNAGYYEADKVQAWLTASKQWLEENYSDRIVRAELHLDEATPHIHAYFVPLDDNGQLRAKHFFDGRQKMRQFQDSYSAATEHLGLERGIKGSKAQHQDIKDFYSIVNAGIEPNSKLTQSQMQAKAADRDRAQTRKQELERTAKANSQENERLQQRIQELEASKNQWLQQASLLRELALEDVAWQLGLDRDHSQPNRWKGHGHIINIDKSKFYDFAPGHQKGGGGAIDLVMHVNNCDFKKAISWLHDRFGESGVMRAAIAKTQKEVIEIAQQQPRPQFTPPAADDNQWLSVQNYLTKKRGLPNNLLSALKESELLYADERKNVVFGMRTLTGEVMGAFVRGTVGEDNTFMGYAKGTKRSDCWFYLRLGVQASDESDEIQRVILCKSPIDTLSVAALEMEIHNGEPSERTMYLAVDSPQSLPLEFLRTIKRIGVTFDNDELGNEAARAVKELLPQAKIVMPDQRDWNQQLLALLEREQVETRQRSRGLRR; this is translated from the coding sequence ATGGCTTACGCTATAGCCCGAATAAAAAAATTAAAGCGGTCAAGTTTGGGAGGAAGTGAAGCGCACACCGCCAGACAAAGAGAAACCCCCAACGCTGACCGAAGCAAACACAATATCAGGTTCATTGGGAATCAAAATTCCGATGAGACATTAGATAGTCTGGTAATCCAAAAGATTGGGGAACAGAAACGGAAGATTCGCCCTGATGCAGTGTATGCCGTAGAGATTTTGTTAACAGCCTCACCAGAATACTTTCGCCCCGACTGCCCAACAAATGCAGGGTATTACGAAGCTGACAAAGTACAAGCATGGCTAACTGCATCCAAACAATGGTTAGAGGAAAATTATAGCGATCGCATTGTCCGGGCAGAACTGCACTTAGATGAAGCCACACCCCACATTCATGCTTACTTTGTCCCCTTAGATGACAATGGACAACTCAGAGCCAAACACTTCTTTGACGGTCGGCAGAAAATGAGGCAGTTCCAAGATTCCTACTCTGCCGCTACAGAACATCTAGGGTTAGAGCGTGGGATTAAGGGGAGTAAAGCCCAACACCAAGACATCAAAGACTTTTACAGCATTGTCAACGCCGGCATAGAACCAAACAGCAAACTCACCCAGTCGCAAATGCAAGCCAAAGCTGCCGACCGAGATAGAGCGCAAACCAGGAAACAGGAACTAGAACGCACAGCCAAAGCCAATTCACAAGAGAATGAACGATTACAACAGCGAATTCAAGAATTAGAAGCCTCTAAAAATCAGTGGTTACAGCAGGCTAGTTTACTGCGAGAGTTGGCATTAGAAGATGTGGCATGGCAGTTAGGATTAGACCGTGACCACAGCCAACCGAATAGATGGAAGGGTCACGGTCACATCATTAATATAGATAAGTCAAAATTTTACGACTTTGCCCCTGGTCATCAAAAAGGTGGCGGCGGTGCAATTGACTTAGTAATGCACGTCAACAACTGCGATTTCAAAAAAGCGATCTCCTGGTTACATGACCGATTTGGAGAATCGGGGGTAATGAGGGCAGCCATAGCCAAAACTCAGAAAGAAGTAATTGAGATTGCCCAACAACAACCAAGACCCCAATTTACACCCCCAGCAGCAGATGATAATCAATGGCTCTCAGTACAGAACTACTTAACTAAAAAAAGAGGACTGCCAAACAATTTACTGTCAGCCTTGAAAGAATCAGAATTACTGTATGCCGACGAGCGAAAAAATGTTGTGTTTGGGATGCGTACTCTAACTGGGGAAGTCATGGGTGCATTTGTGCGCGGTACAGTGGGAGAAGATAACACCTTCATGGGTTACGCCAAAGGTACAAAACGGTCTGATTGTTGGTTTTATCTTCGGCTGGGTGTCCAAGCCAGCGATGAAAGCGATGAAATTCAGAGAGTGATTTTGTGTAAATCTCCCATTGATACCCTGTCAGTGGCAGCACTGGAGATGGAGATACACAATGGAGAACCAAGTGAGAGAACCATGTATTTGGCAGTGGATAGCCCCCAGTCCTTACCGTTAGAGTTTCTCAGAACAATCAAGCGAATTGGGGTGACTTTTGATAATGATGAGTTGGGGAATGAAGCGGCTCGTGCTGTCAAGGAGTTGCTGCCACAGGCGAAAATCGTTATGCCTGACCAAAGGGATTGGAATCAGCAGCTTTTGGCGCTCTTGGAACGGGAGCAAGTTGAAACTAGACAGCGTTCTAGAGGTTTAAGACGTTGA
- a CDS encoding VapE domain-containing protein, giving the protein MIINNNALQPIELKGQYEIASHPTKDKPVEVTKTNPCPHCGKTDWCYSIGELTVCNRDAEPATGWERTTKTDRNGKPYYAPATAKKSPRPQGREEYIYTDTAGNPLIKVVVIRPGKVKDKDVFQEYWNGTRWVKAKDFPAELKRSHQQQITIYRYAEVKTEIASGKPIFVVEGERLADSLWTKGIAATTNIGGAGKYRSYGNYQSALEGANLVLCPDRDEPGLKHMEDINKDFPDAKWLYAPPSDFYWTHLPKHGGLDIQDWIDSGATTEDILQAIEDRRVVVNALNETLELEAERDRPAQSKYKQKLNAIRAVWGDRLRWNTLKKQVELDGKRLPLDRIDLQVAIDIDIDISKEQAKGIVLQLAQAHSYNPVVEYLDSVVQLYPNVDVSFLDKLAERYFGTNDPLHAALMKRTLIAAVARAFEPGCKHDEITILQGKQKSLKSTFWEVLAGEDFFTDDLNGTEKDEILKISQYWILEYAEFENSYKKKDVSQLKAFLSRKKDSMRRPYGTDIEDFPRPSILVGTTNLDEFLYDPTGERRFWVIKVLFKKIPIDLLKKERDLIWAAAVAAYRNGEQWRLTDTEDEWLDAANKQYQSTDTWEEAVMAWAELRKEVSVGEILSDVLKIELAKQSKAEQNRVAAILRSHGWTRGDRKRVKGRLIRPWLRPQQEVEQEVERGVEQEVEQQELLATPDLEPECSTCDTNSPQTFSNFDSSNETAQETLLEVTPQEIEPLEKNEKSLEGQGVEQLVEEPQTQSPQAIEECSTSRSTPCSTSLTVGGTSDVIANVELIRECIADQSWDMIEELLKVWTDEFKSSVWNVLTTEERKAVKQLKPKA; this is encoded by the coding sequence GTGATTATCAACAACAATGCGCTTCAACCAATTGAACTTAAAGGTCAGTATGAGATAGCATCTCACCCAACTAAAGACAAGCCAGTAGAAGTTACCAAAACTAACCCATGCCCTCACTGCGGAAAAACAGACTGGTGCTACTCCATCGGTGAACTAACAGTCTGCAACCGAGATGCTGAACCCGCTACCGGCTGGGAAAGAACAACTAAAACCGACCGCAACGGCAAACCATACTACGCACCAGCCACAGCCAAAAAATCACCACGTCCTCAAGGTAGGGAAGAGTACATTTACACCGACACAGCCGGTAATCCCTTAATCAAAGTAGTCGTCATTCGGCCTGGGAAGGTCAAAGATAAGGATGTCTTTCAGGAATATTGGAACGGAACACGTTGGGTCAAAGCTAAGGATTTTCCCGCCGAATTAAAACGCTCCCACCAACAACAAATCACCATCTATCGATACGCCGAAGTAAAGACAGAGATCGCCTCTGGTAAACCGATATTTGTAGTTGAGGGTGAACGCCTAGCAGATAGCCTCTGGACAAAAGGCATAGCAGCCACCACCAACATCGGCGGTGCTGGCAAGTATCGCTCCTACGGCAACTACCAAAGTGCTTTAGAAGGTGCTAACCTAGTTCTCTGTCCCGACCGTGATGAACCAGGGCTAAAGCACATGGAAGATATTAACAAAGACTTCCCAGATGCCAAGTGGTTGTATGCCCCACCCAGTGATTTTTACTGGACACACCTACCCAAACATGGGGGATTAGATATTCAAGATTGGATTGACTCAGGAGCGACAACCGAAGACATCCTACAAGCCATCGAGGATAGACGGGTCGTTGTTAATGCCCTCAACGAAACTCTGGAATTAGAAGCCGAGCGGGATAGACCAGCCCAAAGTAAGTACAAGCAAAAATTGAATGCCATTCGTGCTGTGTGGGGAGATCGCCTGCGCTGGAATACCCTCAAAAAACAAGTAGAACTCGACGGTAAACGATTACCACTTGACCGCATTGATTTACAAGTGGCAATTGATATTGACATTGACATCAGTAAAGAACAAGCCAAAGGCATTGTTTTACAACTGGCTCAAGCCCACTCTTACAACCCAGTAGTGGAGTATTTAGATTCAGTAGTCCAGCTTTACCCTAACGTAGATGTGAGTTTCTTGGATAAGTTAGCCGAACGTTACTTCGGCACTAACGACCCCCTACACGCCGCCCTGATGAAACGGACTTTAATCGCCGCCGTCGCCAGGGCATTCGAGCCAGGATGTAAACACGATGAAATTACCATCCTCCAAGGTAAACAGAAATCCCTCAAATCCACATTCTGGGAAGTTTTAGCCGGGGAGGACTTTTTCACAGATGACCTCAACGGCACAGAGAAAGACGAGATTTTAAAAATTAGCCAGTATTGGATTTTAGAATATGCCGAGTTTGAGAACTCCTACAAGAAAAAGGATGTCTCTCAACTTAAGGCATTTCTGTCCAGAAAGAAAGACTCCATGCGTCGCCCCTACGGTACTGATATTGAAGATTTCCCCCGTCCATCCATCCTGGTGGGAACTACCAACCTAGATGAATTTCTCTACGACCCCACTGGGGAACGTCGCTTTTGGGTGATTAAGGTTTTATTTAAGAAAATACCCATCGACCTGCTTAAAAAAGAACGGGATTTAATTTGGGCTGCTGCCGTTGCTGCCTACCGCAATGGTGAACAATGGCGACTGACCGACACAGAAGATGAATGGTTAGACGCAGCTAATAAACAATACCAAAGCACCGACACTTGGGAAGAGGCGGTAATGGCTTGGGCTGAATTACGCAAGGAAGTATCTGTGGGAGAAATCCTCAGCGATGTTCTCAAGATTGAATTAGCCAAGCAGAGTAAAGCCGAACAGAACCGTGTCGCTGCTATTTTACGTTCTCACGGTTGGACAAGAGGAGATCGCAAACGGGTAAAGGGTCGGTTAATTCGTCCCTGGCTTCGACCCCAACAAGAGGTGGAACAAGAGGTGGAACGGGGGGTGGAACAGGAGGTGGAACAGCAAGAACTCCTTGCTACACCTGACTTAGAGCCAGAGTGTTCCACCTGTGACACCAATTCCCCCCAAACTTTTTCAAATTTTGATAGCAGTAATGAAACTGCCCAAGAAACACTGCTAGAAGTAACACCCCAAGAAATAGAACCGCTAGAAAAAAATGAAAAAAGTTTAGAGGGACAGGGGGTGGAACAACTTGTAGAAGAGCCGCAAACCCAGTCACCACAAGCAATAGAAGAGTGTTCCACCTCCCGTTCCACCCCTTGTTCCACCTCCCTAACTGTAGGTGGAACTTCGGATGTGATTGCCAATGTGGAACTGATTAGGGAGTGTATTGCGGATCAGTCCTGGGACATGATTGAGGAACTATTAAAAGTGTGGACGGATGAATTTAAATCTAGTGTTTGGAATGTGTTGACCACTGAGGAACGCAAGGCGGTTAAGCAACTTAAACCCAAAGCCTGA
- a CDS encoding plasmid partition protein ParG: protein MEDKKKPGRPSTNKDDSIFVRARVPREIHKAFKLACTEDDLVMEDVIKDLIKEWLTKRGKKNSA from the coding sequence ATGGAGGACAAGAAAAAACCAGGAAGACCATCAACCAATAAAGATGACTCTATTTTTGTCCGTGCAAGAGTGCCACGAGAAATTCACAAAGCCTTTAAGCTTGCTTGTACGGAGGATGATTTAGTTATGGAAGATGTAATCAAGGATTTGATTAAAGAATGGCTTACAAAAAGAGGCAAGAAAAATTCCGCTTAG
- a CDS encoding peptide ABC transporter substrate-binding protein gives MDEQTLKAAREWLIECIGHFEDIQCLDDIETLSNDEIERGIIRNYGSLNNFKIEAQAWLQEQYKN, from the coding sequence ATGGATGAACAAACCTTAAAAGCAGCTAGGGAATGGCTCATAGAGTGCATAGGGCATTTTGAAGATATCCAGTGTCTTGATGATATCGAAACTTTATCCAATGACGAAATAGAGCGAGGAATTATCAGAAACTATGGCAGCTTAAATAATTTCAAAATCGAGGCACAAGCATGGCTACAAGAACAATACAAGAATTAG
- a CDS encoding HaeIII family restriction endonuclease yields the protein MTPRSNLHGRVLEYLITEVIIRTHPGVNLTVRANNAQLRDASKLTDLNSLLLNELTSAADALLQKWLNPQFQLSQQPSITIDRLPDQNKNDVTDIRLTSKAWTVNLSLKHNHTALRHQRPGTTPVHCGYAKNDPQMQQFRQQYRATTQEFMQYIGQAKLFAELPPALIEQYLYTPVCNLVSQFINSHASICATKLFQYLVGDVNYYKIIVDTHAKTLTIQQFAQIQMPTNVIATVNRQYVNLIFDNGWEISMRLHTASSQIKNSPSLKFDTKALKNPLTATIIPYA from the coding sequence ATGACACCCCGTTCAAACCTGCATGGTCGTGTATTAGAGTACCTAATAACAGAAGTAATAATTAGAACGCATCCAGGAGTAAACCTAACAGTTAGAGCTAACAATGCTCAACTTAGAGATGCCAGCAAGTTAACAGACTTAAATTCATTACTCTTAAATGAACTGACAAGTGCGGCTGATGCACTGCTGCAAAAGTGGCTCAATCCTCAGTTTCAGTTGTCACAGCAACCATCAATCACGATAGATCGACTACCGGATCAGAATAAGAATGATGTGACTGACATTCGCCTCACTTCAAAAGCATGGACAGTAAACTTATCACTCAAACATAACCATACCGCACTCAGACACCAACGCCCTGGCACAACTCCAGTTCACTGCGGTTACGCTAAAAATGACCCACAGATGCAGCAGTTTAGACAACAATACCGAGCAACTACACAAGAGTTCATGCAATATATCGGGCAGGCAAAGCTTTTTGCAGAATTACCTCCTGCTTTGATTGAACAGTATTTATATACTCCTGTCTGTAATTTGGTGAGTCAATTTATCAATAGCCATGCTTCCATTTGTGCCACTAAGTTATTTCAGTACCTTGTTGGTGATGTGAATTACTACAAAATTATTGTTGATACCCACGCCAAAACCCTGACTATTCAGCAGTTTGCACAAATCCAAATGCCTACTAATGTGATAGCAACGGTTAACAGACAGTATGTAAATTTGATTTTTGATAATGGATGGGAAATTTCTATGCGCTTACATACCGCATCCAGCCAAATAAAAAACTCTCCTAGTTTGAAATTTGATACTAAAGCACTAAAAAATCCGCTGACTGCTACGATAATTCCTTATGCTTAA